In one window of Nakamurella alba DNA:
- a CDS encoding O-antigen polymerase translates to MTDRPTAVNIPGGPHPAPTAFRPTTGTADAPVDLESARRWRLLEQLVAIGLMLILGYRYTLPQDFTLGGLVAMALLPLWWGLALRYKAGKLLLGLGALCLAVGPLLTSLSSADHPTSTGKIISATALMITLLGGAGAILWCRTVLRDGTVIALFGVGMLAGVSSGTSLFGSNPWRFGFSIPITIIALGLLRLAARRWLSLVVLGALIAASGLSDARSSFAMLLLTALVVGWQALPRTRSRRASAARVLLALGVLSFSIYTLGQALILEGFLGESTQVRSQAQLDASGSLIVGGRPELAATMALMSDNPWGYGSGTSPNAHDLTVAKQGMIAINYDPENGYVERYMFGSGYELHSIFGDLWSDYGIAGICLVLAVLGLTLLRLSQSIARRVADAAVVYLCIRTLWNLAFSPFYSSIPLLMLFTGVILLQTPREVVEMSRTDDAPEVPIEAAAPLPETAARPARRRVGAT, encoded by the coding sequence GTGACGGACCGACCCACCGCCGTCAACATCCCCGGCGGCCCCCATCCGGCGCCGACGGCGTTCCGTCCGACCACGGGCACAGCCGACGCGCCGGTCGACCTGGAATCGGCCCGCCGCTGGCGGCTTCTCGAGCAGTTGGTCGCCATCGGCCTAATGCTGATCCTCGGGTACCGCTACACCCTCCCGCAGGATTTCACCCTGGGCGGCCTCGTCGCGATGGCCTTGCTCCCCCTCTGGTGGGGACTCGCCCTTCGGTACAAGGCGGGGAAGTTGCTCCTGGGGCTCGGGGCACTTTGCCTCGCGGTCGGACCGCTGCTGACGTCGCTCTCTTCGGCAGATCACCCGACATCGACCGGCAAGATCATCAGTGCGACGGCGCTGATGATCACCTTGCTGGGTGGTGCAGGCGCCATTCTCTGGTGCCGGACCGTGCTCCGCGACGGGACGGTCATCGCCCTGTTCGGAGTCGGCATGCTGGCCGGCGTCTCGTCGGGGACCTCGTTGTTCGGATCGAACCCGTGGCGGTTCGGCTTCTCGATCCCGATCACGATCATCGCCCTGGGCCTGTTGCGGCTGGCCGCGCGCCGATGGCTTTCCCTGGTGGTGCTCGGCGCTCTCATCGCGGCATCCGGTCTGAGCGATGCCCGCTCGTCGTTCGCGATGCTGCTCCTGACAGCGCTGGTCGTCGGATGGCAGGCACTCCCGCGAACGCGATCCCGACGCGCTTCCGCGGCGCGGGTGCTACTTGCACTCGGGGTGCTGTCCTTCTCGATCTACACACTCGGCCAGGCCCTCATCCTCGAGGGTTTCCTGGGCGAGAGCACCCAGGTCCGCTCGCAGGCACAGCTGGACGCGTCCGGATCACTCATCGTGGGTGGTCGACCGGAACTCGCCGCGACCATGGCCCTGATGTCCGACAATCCCTGGGGATACGGGTCCGGCACGTCTCCGAACGCCCACGATCTGACCGTCGCCAAGCAGGGCATGATCGCCATCAACTACGACCCGGAGAACGGGTACGTCGAGCGGTACATGTTCGGGTCCGGCTACGAGCTGCACTCCATCTTCGGGGACCTGTGGTCGGACTACGGGATCGCCGGTATCTGCCTGGTCCTGGCCGTTCTCGGCCTCACCCTGCTGCGGCTGAGCCAGTCGATCGCGCGTCGGGTCGCCGACGCGGCAGTGGTCTACCTGTGCATCCGAACCCTGTGGAATCTCGCCTTCTCGCCGTTCTACAGCTCGATCCCGCTGTTGATGTTGTTCACCGGAGTGATCCTGCTGCAGACCCCGCGTGAGGTGGTGGAGATGTCCCGCACCGACGATGCCCCCGAGGTTCCGATCGAGGCCGCCGCGCCGCTTCCGGAGACCGCGGCGCGCCCGGCACGTCGCAGGGTGGGTGCCACGTGA
- a CDS encoding glycosyltransferase family 39 protein, giving the protein MDRPVSPAPRADENAGAAATAPASGRRPWLPTAAGAVTTLITLIGSWHVSLWTDEAATISASSRSLADLWRMLGNIDMVHSFYYVVMHAWTSVVGDSPFALRLPSAVAVGLGAAAVVVLGRRWLGTGPALIAAGVFTVLPRASWSGIEARPYAFSIAFAAWATVVLVTALDRTVDRRLHGGRVPWWSWAGYVLLLAACVADNVYVGLLGAAHLVTVLIDRRLVLADRLRFVLAAALAAVLVSPVVLVSAGQTGQLGGGELGVVEFVRNAVVNQWFLGDTPTTTTGVDRTDLSLGDIGTWWQPAAIAMALLCWALIAVGVVRAVRDRRGTDPAVTGARPLQLWCLPWIVVPTVVIGGWSVAVTPMYSARYLTFAAPAVALLVAAGAAALRPAWIRSTALALVVVAAVPVLVSQRQLYGKNSSDWVSVASVVEQQATTGEAVYFAPRYPVTGELVGQSTRGIAVAYPEAFAGLTDLTLETTPAAADNLTGWSRTLQAVAPQLAEEQVVWVVQRIDYPTASADADRATFEAAGLRGQLVFSGPLDQVWRYSRS; this is encoded by the coding sequence GTGGACCGACCGGTTTCCCCGGCACCGCGGGCCGACGAGAACGCCGGCGCCGCGGCCACGGCACCCGCGTCAGGTCGACGGCCGTGGCTGCCGACCGCAGCAGGAGCGGTCACGACGCTGATCACCCTGATCGGCTCGTGGCACGTCTCGTTGTGGACCGACGAGGCCGCGACGATCAGCGCCTCCTCGCGGAGCCTTGCCGACCTCTGGCGGATGCTCGGCAACATCGACATGGTCCACAGCTTCTACTACGTGGTGATGCACGCCTGGACGTCCGTCGTCGGCGACTCCCCCTTCGCCCTGCGACTGCCAAGCGCTGTCGCCGTGGGCCTCGGCGCCGCGGCCGTCGTCGTCCTCGGCCGCCGGTGGCTGGGCACCGGACCGGCGTTGATCGCCGCCGGGGTGTTCACGGTGCTGCCGCGGGCGTCCTGGTCCGGCATCGAGGCCAGGCCGTACGCGTTCTCCATTGCCTTCGCCGCCTGGGCGACCGTCGTGCTGGTCACCGCGCTGGACCGGACCGTCGATCGTCGGCTGCACGGCGGCCGAGTCCCGTGGTGGTCGTGGGCCGGGTACGTACTGCTGCTGGCGGCCTGCGTTGCCGACAACGTCTATGTCGGGCTGCTCGGCGCGGCCCACCTCGTCACGGTGCTGATCGACCGGCGACTGGTACTCGCCGACCGGCTGCGGTTCGTCCTCGCCGCCGCCCTGGCCGCGGTCCTGGTCTCACCCGTGGTCCTGGTGTCCGCCGGTCAGACCGGCCAGCTCGGCGGCGGCGAGCTGGGCGTTGTCGAGTTCGTGCGCAACGCGGTCGTCAACCAGTGGTTCCTCGGCGACACCCCCACCACCACCACCGGCGTCGACCGGACCGACCTCAGCCTCGGCGACATCGGAACCTGGTGGCAGCCGGCCGCGATCGCGATGGCGCTGCTGTGCTGGGCACTGATCGCGGTCGGCGTCGTCCGCGCGGTGCGGGACCGACGTGGCACCGACCCTGCCGTCACCGGTGCCCGCCCCCTGCAGCTGTGGTGCCTGCCCTGGATCGTCGTCCCCACCGTGGTCATCGGCGGGTGGTCGGTGGCGGTGACGCCGATGTACAGCGCCCGCTACCTCACGTTCGCCGCACCGGCCGTCGCCCTGCTCGTGGCCGCCGGGGCCGCCGCCCTGCGGCCCGCGTGGATCCGCAGCACCGCGCTCGCCCTGGTCGTGGTGGCGGCGGTCCCGGTCCTGGTCTCGCAGCGCCAGCTGTACGGGAAGAACAGCAGCGACTGGGTCTCGGTCGCCTCGGTCGTCGAGCAGCAGGCCACTACGGGTGAGGCGGTGTACTTCGCCCCCCGCTACCCGGTGACCGGCGAACTCGTCGGGCAGTCGACCCGCGGGATCGCCGTCGCGTACCCGGAGGCGTTCGCCGGGCTGACCGACCTGACGCTGGAGACCACCCCCGCAGCGGCCGACAACCTCACCGGCTGGTCGCGCACCCTGCAGGCGGTCGCCCCGCAGCTGGCCGAGGAGCAGGTGGTCTGGGTCGTGCAACGGATCGACTACCCGACGGCATCGGCCGACGCCGACCGCGCGACGTTCGAGGCCGCCGGGCTGCGCGGGCAACTGGTCTTCTCCGGCCCGCTCGACCAGGTCTGGCGCTACAGCAGGTCCTGA
- a CDS encoding glycosyltransferase, which yields MQSFSAIRDTTNPYLAQLWDSIGGQVVPLTFSWRDAVLGRFDVLHVHWPELLLRSGSPLKRWLRRVLLLVVLLRIRTGPRALVRTVHNLRPHEEGNRTERALLRLFDRWTTLFVTLVPSTPLPVPGAARAVIAHGDYTQWFAGLDVPAQVPGRLGYVGLLRSYKGVDVLLHEFAALSGDGLSLRVVGKAQDPAIAAQVTAAVAADRRISARLEYVDDPTMAVEIGRSALVVLPYRAMHNSGAALLALSLGRPILVPDNEINRDLAAEVGPGWVHLFDGELTAGALAGALAAVAENDRSDAPDLSARQWDAVGAAHVEGYRAALRIVLERRRKR from the coding sequence ATGCAGTCGTTCTCGGCGATCCGGGACACGACGAACCCGTACCTGGCCCAGCTCTGGGACTCGATCGGCGGGCAGGTGGTCCCGTTGACCTTCTCCTGGCGTGACGCCGTGCTGGGCCGCTTCGACGTGCTGCACGTGCACTGGCCGGAGTTGCTGCTCCGGTCCGGTTCGCCGCTGAAGCGGTGGCTGCGCCGGGTTCTGCTGCTGGTCGTGCTGCTGCGCATCAGGACCGGCCCGCGGGCGTTGGTCCGCACCGTGCACAACCTGCGCCCGCACGAGGAGGGCAACCGCACCGAGCGGGCCCTGCTCCGGCTGTTCGACCGGTGGACGACCCTCTTCGTCACGCTCGTCCCGTCGACCCCGCTCCCGGTGCCCGGAGCCGCGCGCGCGGTCATCGCGCACGGCGACTACACGCAGTGGTTCGCCGGTCTCGACGTGCCGGCGCAGGTGCCCGGAAGGCTCGGCTACGTGGGTCTGCTCCGCTCCTACAAGGGCGTCGACGTCCTGCTGCACGAATTCGCCGCGCTGTCCGGCGACGGCCTGTCGCTGCGGGTGGTCGGCAAGGCCCAGGACCCGGCGATCGCAGCCCAGGTGACCGCGGCCGTAGCAGCGGACCGGCGCATCTCGGCCCGGCTCGAGTACGTCGACGACCCGACCATGGCTGTCGAGATCGGGCGGTCGGCCCTGGTGGTACTGCCGTACCGGGCCATGCACAACTCGGGCGCCGCCCTGCTGGCGCTGTCCCTCGGCCGACCGATCCTGGTGCCGGACAACGAGATCAACCGGGACCTGGCCGCCGAGGTCGGCCCCGGGTGGGTGCACCTGTTCGACGGTGAGCTGACCGCCGGCGCACTCGCAGGTGCGCTGGCCGCGGTCGCGGAGAACGACCGGTCGGACGCCCCGGACCTGTCGGCCCGGCAGTGGGACGCGGTCGGCGCGGCCCACGTCGAGGGTTACCGGGCCGCCCTGCGGATCGTGCTGGAGCGCCGCCGGAAGCGCTGA
- a CDS encoding right-handed parallel beta-helix repeat-containing protein, producing MTSGRHRIRRRFAGAGAAALVAVAGVVVATAVALPPAAGAAPGGWTQVAADDFNRTVASGWGKAEKGGSYRTYGGLRTGVISGAGGIQVGPGTSGEVRLPSVNESDVLVGAVFSIDDITTGAFGVHQVVQARTTDKSAYRGRLKVSAGGVLTVGLSRMVAGTDLGLASVRLPDRLTSGAKARLELQVTGTDPVRLQVRAWLDGDSAPGWQIDTTDSSSARLTGLGTIGLWTYVSGGSAGSAIVRTDRFEAYAPSDDPAPTTAAPTTATPRTTATTSNAPTTTSKPTTTTSSTTSKPTTTTSTTTTSTTTTSTPAPAPSPGTGSSGAAGSLAVGAANYPVPSGAVFVSTKGSDSAAGTESAPLRTVTAAVDKVRTGGTVVVRGGTYNESVTIDRTVTVQAYPKEAVWFDGSLPVTGWSKSGSSWVSSGWTAQFDRSTSYTRGDRSDRFLDPDHPLAAWPDQVWIGSKALRQVSSASAVVAGTFYVDYNSDTLRIGSDPGGQEVRSSNKHQAFYVTGDDVTLQGFGVRRYATPIPDSGAVRMGKAGGTVRNLVISDNATIGLSVRGDDQTVQNVTVVRNGMLGIGGNAAYGLRITDSIVQDNNLEEFKPAPVSGGIKITRSRDVSFIGNDVSRNLSAGIWCDESCYDITVVDNIANDNSTTGIQLEISELAVVANNQTIGNNIGIQIINTGGVRIFNNEIGDSTQFGIKLAHDQRRNANTSLAGHDPQRPNPDPTVPWIIKNITVSNNVFGTGGLYQFYALDGKSNVSADAMKITITGNLFNEWHAKGDTKMVGWGGGDNVTVTNYNAPDELADAKNSSWKNVGVDPGHSVADAMPSASKSGSVAVGLPSDIAALLGQPAGARKLGRF from the coding sequence GTGACCTCAGGCCGTCACCGCATCCGGCGGCGGTTCGCCGGAGCCGGTGCCGCCGCCCTGGTGGCGGTCGCCGGGGTCGTCGTCGCCACCGCCGTCGCCCTGCCGCCCGCAGCCGGCGCCGCGCCCGGTGGGTGGACCCAGGTCGCCGCCGACGACTTCAACCGCACCGTCGCGAGCGGATGGGGCAAGGCGGAGAAGGGCGGCAGCTACCGCACCTACGGCGGTCTGCGCACCGGAGTCATCTCCGGTGCGGGCGGCATCCAGGTCGGTCCGGGCACCTCCGGTGAGGTCCGGCTGCCGTCCGTCAACGAATCCGACGTCCTGGTCGGCGCGGTCTTCTCCATCGACGACATCACCACCGGCGCGTTCGGTGTGCACCAGGTCGTGCAGGCCCGCACCACCGACAAGTCCGCCTACCGCGGACGTCTCAAGGTCTCCGCCGGTGGCGTCCTCACCGTCGGGCTGAGCCGGATGGTCGCCGGCACCGACCTGGGCCTGGCCTCGGTCCGGCTGCCGGACCGCCTCACCTCCGGCGCCAAGGCCCGGCTGGAGCTGCAGGTCACCGGCACCGACCCGGTGCGGCTGCAGGTGCGTGCCTGGCTGGACGGAGACAGTGCTCCCGGGTGGCAGATCGACACCACCGACAGTTCCTCGGCCCGGCTGACCGGCCTGGGCACCATCGGGCTCTGGACCTACGTGTCCGGCGGTTCCGCAGGCTCGGCCATCGTGCGCACCGACCGGTTCGAGGCCTACGCGCCGAGCGACGACCCGGCGCCCACGACTGCTGCGCCCACCACAGCGACCCCACGGACCACGGCCACCACCAGCAACGCACCGACCACGACGTCGAAGCCGACCACCACCACGTCGAGCACCACGTCGAAGCCGACCACCACCACCAGCACGACCACGACCAGCACGACCACCACCAGCACCCCGGCGCCCGCACCGTCACCCGGCACCGGGTCCTCCGGGGCCGCCGGCTCGCTCGCGGTGGGCGCCGCCAACTACCCGGTGCCCTCCGGCGCGGTCTTCGTCAGCACCAAGGGGTCGGACAGCGCGGCCGGCACCGAGAGCGCGCCGCTGCGCACGGTGACCGCGGCCGTCGACAAGGTCCGGACCGGCGGCACCGTGGTGGTGCGCGGCGGCACCTACAACGAATCGGTCACCATCGACCGCACGGTGACCGTGCAGGCCTACCCGAAGGAAGCCGTCTGGTTCGACGGATCGCTGCCGGTCACCGGATGGTCGAAGTCGGGCAGCAGCTGGGTGAGCTCGGGCTGGACCGCGCAGTTCGACCGCTCCACCAGCTACACCCGTGGCGACCGCAGCGACCGGTTCCTGGATCCGGACCACCCGCTCGCCGCCTGGCCCGACCAGGTCTGGATCGGCAGCAAGGCGCTACGCCAGGTCTCCTCCGCCTCCGCCGTCGTCGCCGGCACCTTTTACGTCGACTACAACTCGGACACCCTGCGCATCGGCTCCGACCCGGGCGGCCAGGAGGTGCGGTCCAGCAACAAGCACCAGGCCTTCTACGTGACAGGTGACGACGTCACCCTGCAGGGCTTCGGTGTGCGCCGTTACGCCACCCCGATCCCGGACAGCGGCGCGGTGCGGATGGGCAAGGCCGGCGGCACCGTCCGCAACCTGGTCATCTCCGACAACGCCACGATCGGGCTGAGCGTGCGCGGCGACGACCAGACCGTGCAGAACGTGACCGTGGTGCGCAACGGCATGCTCGGCATCGGCGGCAACGCTGCCTACGGTCTGCGGATCACCGACTCGATCGTGCAGGACAACAACCTGGAGGAGTTCAAGCCGGCGCCGGTGTCCGGCGGCATCAAGATCACCCGGTCCCGCGACGTCTCCTTCATCGGCAACGACGTGAGTCGGAACCTGAGCGCGGGGATCTGGTGCGACGAGTCCTGCTACGACATCACCGTTGTCGACAACATCGCCAACGACAACTCGACCACCGGGATCCAGCTGGAGATCTCCGAGCTGGCTGTGGTCGCGAACAACCAGACCATCGGCAACAACATCGGGATCCAGATCATCAACACAGGCGGGGTGCGGATCTTCAACAACGAGATAGGCGACAGCACGCAGTTCGGGATCAAGCTGGCGCACGACCAGCGACGGAACGCCAACACCTCGTTGGCCGGGCACGATCCGCAGCGGCCGAACCCCGACCCCACCGTGCCGTGGATCATCAAGAACATCACCGTGTCCAACAACGTGTTCGGGACCGGCGGCCTGTACCAGTTCTACGCGCTCGACGGGAAGTCGAACGTCTCCGCCGATGCCATGAAGATCACCATCACCGGCAACCTCTTCAACGAGTGGCACGCCAAGGGCGACACCAAGATGGTCGGCTGGGGTGGTGGCGACAACGTGACGGTGACGAACTACAACGCCCCGGACGAACTGGCGGACGCCAAGAACTCCTCGTGGAAGAACGTCGGTGTCGATCCCGGCCACTCGGTGGCCGATGCGATGCCGTCCGCGAGCAAGAGCGGCTCAGTCGCGGTCGGTCTTCCTTCCGACATCGCCGCGCTCCTCGGACAGCCCGCCGGCGCCCGGAAACTCGGTCGTTTCTGA
- a CDS encoding glycosyltransferase family 4 protein: MTFREGRGVPGWVERNKQSPVPGLWPYGLDLLSGAGLPVKSVEVPDLSGLGRRLAGAIGARRPRGGAGTTALAWDETSAVPMYSGIPAYHHFSGVIWATDAVAAGERSAALDLAARTLPRFDGLWVLSRPQAEKVQQWLGAGSPPVHFLRFGVDADFYAAAPYPDEPHVVSVGGDRDRDPATLFEALRLVLAARPGTRVTVQSGTDLPVPDGVTVVPRLPHVEVRDLLASATVTAIATRHNLHASGMTVGLESLSTGRPVVACATPGMDDYFGEDRARLVPPADPAAMADEILGLLGDPAGAAAMGEAGAAVVRERYTTGTMCADLASILTGR; the protein is encoded by the coding sequence GTGACGTTCCGGGAGGGGCGTGGCGTACCGGGATGGGTCGAGCGGAACAAGCAGAGTCCGGTTCCCGGACTCTGGCCCTACGGCCTGGATCTCCTCTCCGGAGCGGGCCTGCCGGTGAAGTCGGTCGAGGTTCCTGACCTGAGCGGCCTCGGCCGGAGACTGGCGGGTGCGATCGGCGCCCGCCGGCCCCGTGGAGGTGCCGGGACCACCGCACTCGCGTGGGACGAGACGTCGGCGGTACCCATGTATTCCGGGATCCCCGCGTATCACCACTTCTCCGGGGTCATCTGGGCGACCGATGCAGTGGCGGCCGGCGAGCGCTCCGCTGCGTTGGACCTGGCGGCCCGGACATTGCCTCGGTTCGACGGGCTCTGGGTGCTCAGCCGGCCGCAGGCGGAGAAGGTGCAGCAGTGGCTGGGTGCGGGCAGTCCTCCGGTCCACTTCCTGCGGTTCGGCGTCGACGCCGACTTCTACGCCGCCGCGCCGTACCCGGACGAGCCACACGTGGTGAGCGTCGGCGGTGACCGGGACCGGGATCCGGCGACATTGTTCGAGGCGCTACGGCTGGTGCTCGCCGCCCGGCCGGGCACCCGTGTCACCGTGCAGTCCGGGACCGACCTGCCGGTGCCCGACGGCGTCACCGTGGTGCCCCGGTTGCCGCACGTCGAGGTTCGCGACCTGCTCGCCTCGGCTACGGTCACCGCGATCGCCACCCGGCACAACCTGCACGCCTCGGGCATGACGGTCGGCCTCGAGTCGCTCTCGACCGGCCGGCCTGTCGTGGCCTGCGCGACGCCCGGGATGGACGACTACTTCGGTGAGGACCGGGCGCGGCTGGTGCCGCCGGCCGACCCGGCGGCGATGGCCGACGAGATCCTCGGTCTGCTCGGCGATCCCGCGGGTGCCGCCGCGATGGGAGAGGCCGGTGCGGCCGTCGTCCGGGAGCGTTACACGACCGGGACCATGTGCGCCGATCTGGCATCGATCCTGACCGGCCGCTGA
- a CDS encoding right-handed parallel beta-helix repeat-containing protein gives MDNTVSPQPAVARRFSRRNVLRLAALGVPVAVGVAVPQIARASRVAAGASGDSTIMLIDPTSRALGDPTTTSAASTAAPTTPATTAAPTTPATTAAPTTPATTAAPTTTKGDAAAIRRALKPGTYKPGASTTGPIEGTSLKQVQGDFTATANGQVIENLEVWGTINIRAYSNVVIRNCVVHGTLATGTDTAFIIFSNDNGRGLLVEDCLLIGRGSPWCSGMRGGNYTIRRTEINNAPDGLCFTSQLGNVTAEGNWIHNGLYMEWDAKTPNMPYAGSYYTHTDGIQFHRGRNYVIRGNTIGGTRYVAAHHSGKAKQLQDDADDNYNSALMIKQEVDSSAANKIENVLIEDNWLAGGQATVNICSGRDNTFSSLTCRDNKFMRSTWGSQMYILRGPGLGNFSGNVFEDDGSAVPFSKGY, from the coding sequence ATGGACAACACCGTGTCACCGCAGCCCGCGGTCGCCCGTCGGTTCAGCCGGCGCAACGTCCTCCGTCTCGCCGCCCTCGGTGTGCCCGTCGCCGTCGGCGTGGCCGTCCCGCAGATCGCCCGGGCCTCCCGGGTGGCCGCCGGCGCCAGCGGGGACAGCACCATCATGCTGATCGACCCGACCTCCCGGGCCTTGGGCGACCCGACGACCACCTCGGCGGCGAGCACCGCGGCGCCGACCACCCCGGCCACCACCGCCGCGCCCACCACGCCGGCCACCACCGCCGCGCCGACCACCCCGGCCACCACGGCCGCCCCGACCACCACCAAGGGCGATGCCGCCGCGATCCGCCGCGCACTCAAGCCGGGCACCTACAAGCCGGGCGCCTCCACCACCGGACCGATCGAGGGCACCAGCCTCAAGCAGGTCCAGGGCGACTTCACGGCGACCGCCAACGGCCAGGTGATCGAGAACCTCGAGGTCTGGGGCACCATCAACATCCGTGCCTACTCGAACGTCGTGATCCGCAACTGCGTCGTGCACGGCACGCTGGCCACCGGCACGGACACCGCCTTCATCATCTTCTCCAACGACAACGGCCGTGGCCTGCTCGTCGAGGACTGCCTGCTGATCGGCCGCGGCAGCCCCTGGTGCAGCGGGATGCGCGGCGGCAACTATACGATCCGCCGCACCGAGATCAACAACGCCCCTGACGGCCTCTGCTTCACCTCGCAGCTCGGCAACGTCACCGCCGAGGGCAACTGGATCCACAACGGCCTGTACATGGAGTGGGACGCGAAGACCCCGAACATGCCCTACGCCGGCTCGTACTACACCCACACCGACGGCATCCAGTTCCACCGCGGCCGCAACTACGTCATCCGCGGGAACACCATCGGTGGCACGCGCTACGTCGCCGCGCACCACTCCGGTAAGGCCAAGCAGCTGCAGGACGATGCGGACGACAACTACAACTCGGCGCTGATGATCAAGCAGGAGGTCGACAGCTCGGCCGCCAACAAGATCGAGAACGTGCTGATCGAGGACAACTGGCTGGCCGGCGGCCAGGCCACCGTCAACATCTGCTCGGGCCGGGACAACACCTTCTCGTCGCTGACCTGCCGCGACAACAAGTTCATGCGGTCCACCTGGGGCTCCCAGATGTACATCCTCCGGGGCCCAGGGCTGGGCAACTTCTCCGGCAACGTCTTCGAGGACGACGGCTCGGCCGTGCCGTTCTCGAAGGGCTACTGA
- a CDS encoding acyltransferase family protein has translation MSAGPVPAGSRKVFRLDWVDTGRGLAIVLVALFHSTNWLSGPGLDLQWWTDFNSVVSSMRMPTFFMLAGLFAQKWVQGSWSAVLTAKVRLFLWVFLVWEVIGTATFMLGQHASGVTPNVLAAIRDLVISPVSPRFELWFIWALALFFVVARATRRIDSRVQLAAVGTVSVVALTLWSDSTTGWTGSAKFYFFFLAGLYLRRHILALADRARVWSIVSVLVVWAGLSWFFFAAGIRGVFGIYFVNCVLGVLAGMALGRALSRLTLLRRLGTQTLPIYLAHTPIVILLSFLISLPALYRIVEPVTPVVPLVGTAVAVSLSLGLRRLCRRPPFDYLYEPPAGLLDPIGRWIARLFVRRPIGADRAPAGEHGGTIPTSETTEFPGAGGLSEERGDVGRKTDRD, from the coding sequence GTGAGCGCCGGGCCGGTGCCTGCCGGCTCCCGCAAGGTCTTCCGCCTCGACTGGGTCGACACCGGGCGCGGCCTGGCCATCGTGCTCGTCGCGCTGTTCCACAGCACCAATTGGCTGTCCGGACCCGGGCTCGACCTGCAGTGGTGGACGGACTTCAACTCGGTGGTGTCGTCCATGCGCATGCCGACCTTCTTCATGCTCGCCGGGCTGTTCGCGCAGAAGTGGGTGCAAGGCTCCTGGTCGGCGGTACTCACGGCCAAGGTGCGGTTGTTCCTCTGGGTGTTCCTCGTCTGGGAGGTCATCGGGACCGCGACGTTCATGCTCGGCCAGCACGCGAGCGGTGTGACCCCGAACGTCCTTGCGGCGATCCGGGACCTGGTCATCTCGCCGGTGTCCCCGCGTTTCGAACTGTGGTTCATCTGGGCGCTGGCGCTCTTCTTCGTCGTCGCCCGCGCCACCCGCAGGATCGACAGCCGGGTCCAACTGGCCGCGGTCGGCACGGTGTCCGTGGTAGCCCTCACGCTCTGGTCCGACAGCACGACGGGGTGGACCGGCTCCGCCAAGTTCTACTTCTTCTTCCTGGCGGGTCTCTACCTCCGACGACACATCCTTGCCCTCGCCGATCGCGCGCGCGTCTGGTCGATCGTCTCCGTGCTGGTGGTGTGGGCCGGGCTGTCGTGGTTCTTCTTCGCCGCCGGCATCCGCGGAGTCTTCGGGATCTACTTCGTCAACTGCGTCCTCGGTGTGCTGGCGGGTATGGCCTTGGGCCGTGCGCTCTCCCGGCTGACCCTGTTGCGGCGGCTGGGCACCCAGACGCTGCCGATCTACCTCGCCCACACGCCGATCGTGATCCTGCTGTCGTTCCTCATCTCCCTACCCGCGCTCTACCGGATCGTGGAGCCGGTGACCCCGGTGGTCCCGCTCGTCGGCACGGCCGTCGCCGTCTCGCTCTCCCTGGGCCTGCGCCGGCTGTGTCGACGCCCACCCTTCGACTATCTCTACGAGCCGCCCGCCGGATTGCTGGATCCCATCGGGCGCTGGATCGCACGCCTCTTCGTGCGGCGTCCGATCGGAGCGGACCGCGCCCCCGCCGGCGAGCACGGTGGCACGATCCCGACGTCAGAAACGACCGAGTTTCCGGGCGCCGGCGGGCTGTCCGAGGAGCGCGGCGATGTCGGAAGGAAGACCGACCGCGACTGA